From Prionailurus bengalensis isolate Pbe53 chromosome F2, Fcat_Pben_1.1_paternal_pri, whole genome shotgun sequence, one genomic window encodes:
- the LOC122496003 gene encoding LOW QUALITY PROTEIN: thyroglobulin-like (The sequence of the model RefSeq protein was modified relative to this genomic sequence to represent the inferred CDS: deleted 1 base in 1 codon), whose protein sequence is MERFTATSFGHPYVPSCRRSGDYEAVQCQRAGPCWCVDAQGKEIHGTRRQGERPSCAEDQSCASERRQALSRLHFGPSGYFSQHGLLLAPEGRRVSQKVARFATSCPPLVKELFVDSGILRPMGEGQGKQFSASETLLREAIGAIFPSRELARLALQFTMDPKRLQQNLFGGKFLANVGQFNLSGALGTKGTFNFSQFFRQFGLPGFQNGGTDLAAKAFSLGLDSNAAAEPPKASVKGAARNRPMVGSFGFEINLPENQNALAFLASLLELPEFPLFLQHAISVPADIAKDLGDVMEVVLSSQGCGQTPGSLFVPLCSAGGDYEDVQCFAGACWCVDSRGKELSGSRVRGGRPRCPTECEKQRARMQTLEGSQPAGSSLLVPSCTSEGHFLPVQCFGSACYCVDPEGQPIPGTRSVLGEPKQCPTACQLQAEQAFLRTVRALGSDSSLLPTFSSIYIPQCGTGGQWRPVQCDGPPEQAFEWYERWAAQNNGGRELTPGELLMKIMSYKEAASRSFRLFIQSLYEAGQQGIFPGLERYPSFPDVPLAVMEGNLTQPGGNILLEPYVFWQILNGQLSRYPGPYSDFSTPQAHLDLRSCWCVNEAGQELESTRTEPSKVPACELHPVES, encoded by the exons ATGGAGCGGTTCACAGCGACCAGCTTTGGTCACCCCTACGTTCCCAGCTGCCGCCGGAGCGGGGACTACGAGGCGGTGCAGTGCCAGCGGGCAGGGCCGTGCTGGTGTGTGGACGCCCAAGGAAAGGAGATCCATGGAACTCGGCGGCAAGGGGAGCGGCCATCGTGTG CTGAAGACCAATCCTGCGCCTCTGAGAGGAGGCAGGCCCTGTCTAGACTACACTTTGGGCCCTCGGGCTATTTCAGCCAGCACGGCTTGCTCTTGGCTCCCGAGGGAAGACGGGTGTCCCAGAAAGTAGCCAGATTTGCCACATCCTGCCCGCCCTTGGTGAAGGAGCTCTTTGTGGACTCTGGGATTCTCCGCCcgatgggagaagggcagggtaAACAGTTTTCTGCCTCAGAAACTCTCCTCAGAGAAGCCATTGGAGCGATT TTTCCCTCCCGAGAGCTGGCTCGTCTTGCCCTTCAGTTTACCATGGACCCAAAGCGACTCCAGCAAAACCTCTTTGGAGGGAAATTTTTGGCGAATGTTGGCCAGTTCAACTTGTCCGGAGCCCTTGGCACAAAAGGCACATTTAACTTCAGTCAATTTTTCCGGCAGTTTGGTCTCCCGGGCTTCCAGAACGGAGGGACCGACCTAGCTGCCAAGGCTTTCTCCTTGGGACTGGATTCAAATGCTGCCGCAGAACCCCCCAAAGCCTCTGTGAAGGGAGCCGCTAGGAACAGGCCGATGGTGGGCAGCTTTGGCTTTGAGATCAACTTACCAGAGAACCAGAACGCCCTGGCATTCCTTGCGTCTCTCCTGGAGCTTCCAGAATTCCCTCTCTTCTTGCAGCATGCCATTTCTGTGCCAGCAGACATAGCGAAGGACTTAGGTGACGTGATGGAAGTGGTGCTCAGCTCCCAGGGCTGCGGGCAGACGCCGGGCAGCCTTTTCGTCCCACTGTGCTCGGCGGGAGGAGACTACGAGGACGTGCAGTGCTTTGCCGGGGCGTGCTGGTGTGTGGACTCCCGGGGCAAAGAACTTTCTGGCTCCAGGGTTAGAGGCGGACGCCCCCGGTGCCCCACAGAGTGTGAGAAGCAGAGGGCCCGCATGCAAACCCTCGAGGGCAGCCAGCCCGCGGGGTCCAGCCTGTTGGTCCCTTCTTGCACCAGCGAGGGGCATTTCCTCCCCGTCCAGTGCTTCGGCTCTGCGTGTTACTGCGTTGACCCTGAGGGTCAGCCTATTCCTGGAACTCGAAGCGTACTTGGAGAACCCAAGCAAT GCCCCACCGCCTGTCAGTTACAGGCCGAGCAGGCCTTTCTGCGCACAGTGCGAGCGCTGGGCTCTGACTCCAGCCTGCTGCCCACCTTCTCCAGCATCTACATCCCGCAGTGCGGCACCGGTGGGCAGTGGAGGCCCGTGCAATGCGATGGGCCCCCAGAGCAGGCCTTCGAGTGGTATGAACGATGGGCAGCTCAGAACAACGGTGGCCGGGAGCTGACCCCTGGCGAGCTGCTCATGAAGATCATGAGCTATAAAGAAGCAGCTTCCAGAAGCTTTCGTCTCTTTATTCAGAGTCTGTATGAGGCCGGCCAACAGGGCATCTTCCCAGGGCTGGAGAGATACCCTTCTTTCCCAGACGTCCCGCTGGCCGTGATGGAAGGGAACCTGACCCAGCCTGGAGGGAACATCCTCCTGGAGCCCTACGTCTTTTGGCAGATCCTGAATGGCCAGCTCAGCCGATACCCAGGGCCCTACTCAGACTTCAGCACTCCTCAGGCACACCTTGACCTTCGGAGCTGCTGGTGTGTGAATGAGGCTGGTCAAGAACTGGAAAGCACCCGGACAGAGCCAAGCAAGGTCCCAGCATGTGAGTTACACCCCGTGGAGAGCTGA